One part of the Vibrio palustris genome encodes these proteins:
- the cysZ gene encoding sulfate transporter CysZ produces METKQRTGIGYFFHGIEIAFSPGIRRFVILPLLANLILLGGSLYFLFKHLGGWIDQWMSYIPDFLSWLSYLLWPLLVITILATFSYFFSTIANFIAAPFNGLLAEKVELKLTGQPLNDEGVLDIIKDVPRIMAREWRKLMYILPKTIGLLILLVIPAIGQTVGPIAWFLFTSWTLAIQYCDYPFDNHKVDFNAMRMSMKQKQGKAYTFGMIVSLLTTLPIINIFVVPIAVCGATDMWVNEFRHQYKNKPMV; encoded by the coding sequence ATGGAAACAAAACAACGCACTGGTATTGGCTATTTTTTTCACGGTATTGAAATCGCTTTCTCCCCGGGTATTCGTCGCTTCGTTATCTTGCCTCTCTTGGCTAACCTAATCCTGTTAGGTGGCTCACTGTACTTTCTATTTAAACACCTTGGAGGCTGGATAGACCAATGGATGTCTTATATTCCTGATTTCCTTTCTTGGCTTTCTTATCTTTTATGGCCTTTGCTTGTTATTACGATCTTAGCCACTTTTTCCTATTTTTTCTCGACTATCGCTAATTTCATTGCCGCACCGTTCAACGGGCTATTGGCAGAAAAAGTCGAACTCAAACTGACTGGCCAACCTCTCAATGATGAGGGCGTTCTTGATATCATCAAGGATGTACCGCGTATCATGGCGCGAGAATGGCGCAAACTTATGTATATTTTACCCAAAACTATCGGGTTGCTAATTTTGCTGGTTATACCGGCCATTGGTCAAACCGTCGGCCCTATTGCTTGGTTTTTATTTACATCGTGGACACTTGCCATTCAGTATTGTGATTATCCTTTTGATAATCATAAAGTAGATTTCAATGCTATGCGTATGAGCATGAAACAAAAACAAGGGAAAGCCTATACTTTCGGCATGATTGTTTCCCTGCTCACCACGCTACCTATCATCAATATATTTGTGGTTCCCATCGCAGTGTGTGGCGCGACCGATATGTGGGTGAATGAATTTCGTCATCAATATAAAAATAAACCTATGGTATAG
- a CDS encoding TIGR01777 family oxidoreductase gives MKILITGGTGLIGKELLKLIMTHHLVVLTRNVDEAERQLSHIHSGKLRFIQSLEQFTTLDEFDAVINLAGEPIADKRWSKRQKRRICDSRWAITQQITTLIQASEHPPHTFISGSAVGYYGDHQNDIIDETVEVHSNGFSHYVCSNWEKIALRAQSDKTRVCLLRTGVVLSSEGGALKKMLLPYQLGLGGPIGRGRQYFPWIHMIDMVRAIVYLLEHGRASGPFNMAAPHPVTNKVFSQCLARTLKRPHILFTPAFAIKLAMGESSELLLDSLRAKPKKLSDLGFQFHFCRIEPALKHLIHHTH, from the coding sequence ATGAAGATTCTCATCACTGGAGGGACGGGCCTGATTGGCAAAGAGTTACTGAAACTCATCATGACTCATCATTTAGTCGTATTAACCCGCAATGTAGATGAAGCCGAGCGACAACTTTCACATATACATTCAGGAAAACTGCGCTTCATTCAATCCCTGGAGCAATTCACAACGTTAGATGAGTTTGACGCCGTCATCAATTTAGCGGGCGAACCTATCGCTGATAAGCGCTGGTCGAAGCGACAAAAACGCCGCATTTGTGACAGTCGTTGGGCCATTACTCAGCAGATAACCACATTAATTCAAGCAAGCGAACACCCACCTCATACGTTTATCAGTGGATCCGCTGTTGGCTATTATGGCGATCATCAAAACGATATCATCGATGAAACCGTTGAAGTCCACAGTAATGGTTTTTCTCATTATGTATGCTCAAATTGGGAAAAAATCGCTCTCAGGGCGCAGAGTGATAAAACGCGTGTCTGCTTGTTAAGGACCGGAGTTGTGCTTTCTTCAGAAGGTGGGGCACTGAAAAAAATGCTCCTTCCTTATCAATTGGGCCTTGGGGGACCTATCGGACGAGGTCGTCAATACTTTCCTTGGATACACATGATTGATATGGTGCGCGCTATTGTCTATTTATTAGAACACGGTCGTGCTAGTGGCCCGTTTAATATGGCCGCTCCACATCCTGTGACTAACAAAGTGTTCAGCCAATGCCTAGCTCGCACACTCAAACGACCGCATATTTTGTTCACTCCGGCGTTTGCTATCAAATTAGCGATGGGTGAATCATCCGAATTGCTCCTCGATAGTCTGAGAGCAAAACCGAAAAAGTTGAGTGATCTTGGCTTCCAATTTCACTTTTGCCGTATTGAGCCTGCGCTGAAGCATTTAATTCACCACACACACTGA
- the crr gene encoding PTS glucose transporter subunit IIA produces MGLFDKLKKLVSDDSADAGAIEIIAPLSGEIVNIEDVPDVVFAEKIVGDGIAIKPSGDKMVAPVNGTIGKIFETNHAFSIESDDGVELFVHFGIDTVELKGEGFTRIAEEGQSVKAGDTVIEFDLAVLQEKAKSTLTPVVISNMDEIKELNKLAGSVVVGETPVLRVTK; encoded by the coding sequence ATGGGTCTGTTTGACAAACTTAAAAAGCTGGTCTCTGACGACAGCGCTGACGCAGGTGCAATTGAAATCATCGCACCGCTTTCTGGAGAAATCGTAAACATCGAAGACGTGCCAGACGTCGTGTTCGCTGAAAAAATTGTTGGCGACGGTATCGCAATCAAACCATCAGGCGACAAGATGGTTGCTCCTGTGAACGGTACTATCGGTAAGATCTTTGAAACGAACCACGCATTCTCAATTGAGTCTGACGACGGTGTTGAGCTATTTGTTCACTTCGGTATCGATACAGTGGAACTGAAAGGCGAAGGCTTTACACGTATCGCAGAAGAAGGCCAAAGTGTGAAAGCTGGCGACACCGTTATCGAATTTGATCTTGCAGTTCTACAAGAAAAAGCAAAATCAACACTAACGCCTGTTGTTATCTCAAACATGGACGAAATCAAAGAACTGAACAAGCTTGCTGGTTCAGTTGTTGTCGGTGAAACGCCAGTACTACGCGTCACCAAATAA
- a CDS encoding regulatory protein ToxS — MTKKLAFFILFMSYAFSAWLYFDSDLKVEQLLSSREWQAHIVTRLEKERTVGPLTRVDVTSNMKYLPNGTYLRVSVMSLYAGKKSTPDSVINISETGNWDVSDNYLLVTPKQFKDVSNSQSRDFTSEQVKLITQFFKMDAEQSRRIDIINNKTILLTSLSHGSQILFSN; from the coding sequence ATGACGAAAAAATTGGCATTTTTCATCCTGTTTATGTCCTATGCATTTTCAGCCTGGCTGTATTTTGATAGCGATTTAAAGGTTGAGCAACTACTCTCCTCACGAGAATGGCAAGCTCATATCGTTACGCGTTTAGAAAAGGAGCGTACCGTAGGTCCACTGACTCGTGTTGATGTCACATCAAACATGAAGTATTTACCTAACGGTACTTACTTACGTGTGTCTGTGATGTCGCTATATGCGGGGAAAAAGTCAACGCCAGATAGCGTAATTAATATCTCAGAAACCGGCAATTGGGATGTCAGTGATAATTATTTGTTAGTCACGCCTAAGCAATTTAAAGATGTGTCTAATAGCCAAAGCCGTGACTTTACTAGTGAACAAGTGAAACTTATCACGCAATTTTTCAAAATGGATGCCGAGCAAAGTCGCCGAATTGACATTATTAACAATAAAACCATCTTATTGACCAGCTTAAGCCATGGTTCGCAAATTTTATTCAGCAACTAA
- a CDS encoding co-chaperone YbbN: MQAPQVIQVNQQNFHEVIQSSATTPILFYFWAPMSQESEELLPHIQQLAQKYAGAVQLAMLNCQEEQTIAGQFGIQALPTIAMFVNGQPVDGLAGPQPLDAIEAMLTRHLPSQDERDAKQALQFVQDNQHAQALGLLQALSEEWQQRGDIKLAMADCFLESGQFEQAATLLSAIPLEYQDNYYTGLCAKLELHQNAANSPELQALEDSYAHNPQDAELANKLATSYHEVARDEEALQLLWSFLQKDLNALEGDLKKTFMDILSALGQGNPLASRYRRLLYSRLY; the protein is encoded by the coding sequence ATGCAAGCACCTCAAGTTATTCAAGTTAATCAACAGAACTTTCACGAAGTGATTCAAAGTTCTGCTACTACTCCGATCCTCTTCTACTTCTGGGCACCAATGAGCCAAGAAAGTGAAGAGCTGCTGCCTCATATTCAGCAATTAGCTCAAAAATATGCAGGCGCTGTCCAACTGGCAATGTTGAATTGCCAAGAAGAACAAACCATTGCGGGTCAATTTGGAATTCAAGCATTACCGACCATTGCGATGTTTGTTAATGGTCAACCTGTTGATGGCCTTGCCGGACCACAACCGTTAGATGCCATTGAAGCCATGTTAACTCGCCACTTGCCAAGTCAAGATGAACGCGATGCTAAGCAAGCACTGCAATTTGTCCAAGACAATCAACATGCGCAAGCACTAGGTTTACTGCAAGCTTTATCAGAAGAATGGCAACAACGTGGTGATATAAAATTAGCTATGGCTGACTGTTTCTTAGAATCTGGGCAATTTGAACAAGCAGCAACGCTGCTCTCGGCCATTCCACTCGAATACCAAGATAACTATTATACGGGGTTATGTGCCAAGCTTGAACTGCATCAAAATGCAGCGAATAGCCCAGAGTTACAGGCATTAGAAGACTCGTACGCACACAATCCGCAAGATGCCGAGCTTGCTAATAAACTGGCAACGTCTTATCACGAAGTGGCTCGCGATGAAGAAGCACTACAACTGCTATGGAGCTTTTTGCAAAAAGATCTCAATGCGTTAGAGGGAGATCTGAAAAAGACCTTTATGGATATTTTAAGTGCCCTCGGTCAAGGAAATCCACTCGCGAGTCGTTATCGTCGCCTGTTGTATTCACGTCTATACTAG
- the ligA gene encoding NAD-dependent DNA ligase LigA, which translates to MQTVEKRLEELRQSLNYHAVRYYVEDAPSIPDADYDRMMRELLDIEAEHPELITADSPSQRVGGQPLEGFESVAHDIPMLSLDNVFDDEELDRFFQRIADRLPAAKGAKICCEPKLDGLAVSLLYENGRLVRAATRGDGATGENITENVRTIKSIPLMLSGEGWPERIEVRGEVFMPKAGFEQLNALADKRGEKRFVNPRNAAAGSLRQLDSRIAAKRPLAFYAYSVGVIEGGELVDSHYERFLQLKGWGLPMSPETKRVDSIDEVKAFYQDIMARRPQLSYEIDGVVLKIDDIALQQTLGFVARAPRWAIAYKFPAQEETTLLNDVEFQVGRTGAITPVAKLEPVFVGGVTVSNATLHNADEIARLGVMIGDTVIIRRAGDVIPQIVSVVLERRSENAQAITLPKNCPVCQSKVERVEGEAVARCTGGLVCPAQRKEALKHFVSRKALDVDGLGDKVIEQLVDKEMVQTPADLFTLSAGRLTVLERMGPKSAQNVINALDVAKSTTLPRFLYSLGIREVGEATALNLSLHFKTLPAVMAATVEQLVEVQDVGNIVASHVHTFFEQENNQEVISQLQALGVHWDDIDTNEKGDAPQPLADKTVVLTGSLSQLTRDEAKAALQSLGAKVTGSVSKKTDILFAGEAAGSKLAKAQELGIEVRSEQDLINLMN; encoded by the coding sequence ATGCAGACTGTCGAAAAGCGACTAGAAGAATTACGTCAATCCCTGAATTATCACGCAGTGCGATATTATGTAGAAGATGCCCCCAGCATTCCAGATGCTGATTATGACCGCATGATGCGTGAGTTATTGGATATTGAAGCTGAGCATCCAGAGTTGATTACCGCTGATTCGCCGAGTCAACGTGTGGGTGGGCAACCTCTCGAGGGCTTTGAATCCGTTGCTCATGACATTCCGATGTTATCACTTGATAATGTATTTGATGATGAGGAACTCGATCGTTTTTTCCAACGTATTGCTGACCGGCTTCCTGCGGCAAAAGGTGCGAAGATATGTTGTGAGCCTAAGTTAGATGGTTTAGCGGTCAGTTTGTTATATGAGAATGGACGTTTAGTCAGAGCCGCAACACGTGGTGACGGCGCAACAGGGGAGAATATTACGGAGAATGTCCGGACGATTAAATCCATTCCTTTGATGTTGTCGGGAGAAGGATGGCCGGAGCGTATTGAAGTCCGTGGTGAAGTCTTTATGCCTAAAGCCGGCTTTGAGCAATTAAACGCATTAGCGGACAAACGCGGTGAAAAACGTTTTGTTAACCCACGTAACGCGGCGGCAGGCAGTCTGCGCCAATTAGATTCACGTATCGCTGCTAAGCGCCCCTTGGCCTTTTATGCATATAGCGTCGGAGTGATTGAAGGCGGTGAATTGGTGGATAGCCACTATGAGCGTTTTTTACAGCTCAAAGGTTGGGGGTTGCCAATGAGCCCAGAAACGAAACGCGTGGATTCGATAGACGAAGTAAAAGCTTTTTATCAAGATATCATGGCACGTCGTCCACAGCTCTCTTATGAAATTGATGGCGTGGTACTTAAAATCGATGATATTGCGTTACAGCAAACACTCGGCTTTGTGGCTCGTGCTCCGCGTTGGGCGATAGCGTATAAATTTCCAGCCCAAGAAGAAACGACGTTACTGAATGATGTGGAGTTTCAGGTTGGGCGTACTGGCGCCATTACTCCTGTCGCTAAGCTAGAACCTGTGTTTGTTGGCGGGGTGACAGTGAGCAATGCGACCTTACACAATGCCGATGAAATCGCGCGCCTAGGCGTTATGATTGGTGATACGGTCATTATTCGCCGCGCAGGAGATGTGATTCCACAAATTGTGTCTGTGGTTTTAGAGCGTCGCTCTGAAAATGCGCAAGCCATTACGCTGCCAAAAAACTGTCCTGTATGTCAGTCTAAAGTTGAACGGGTTGAAGGTGAAGCGGTGGCGCGCTGTACTGGCGGTTTGGTATGTCCAGCACAGCGCAAAGAGGCGCTAAAACATTTTGTCTCACGTAAAGCCTTAGATGTTGATGGGCTTGGTGATAAAGTCATTGAGCAGCTCGTGGATAAAGAGATGGTCCAAACACCAGCCGATTTGTTTACGTTGTCTGCGGGGCGTTTGACGGTGTTAGAGCGTATGGGACCAAAATCTGCACAAAATGTGATTAATGCGCTGGATGTCGCGAAGTCGACAACCCTGCCTCGCTTTTTATATTCTTTAGGTATTCGTGAAGTAGGTGAAGCTACCGCTCTTAACTTGTCATTGCATTTTAAAACGTTACCTGCAGTCATGGCGGCAACCGTAGAGCAGCTGGTGGAAGTTCAAGATGTGGGGAACATTGTTGCTTCTCATGTGCATACTTTCTTTGAACAAGAAAATAACCAAGAGGTTATCAGTCAATTACAAGCACTTGGCGTACATTGGGATGATATCGATACCAATGAGAAGGGCGATGCGCCGCAACCGTTAGCCGATAAAACGGTGGTATTGACTGGCAGCTTATCGCAATTAACCCGAGATGAGGCAAAGGCAGCGTTGCAATCCTTGGGCGCAAAAGTCACGGGAAGCGTGTCGAAGAAAACCGATATTTTATTTGCCGGAGAAGCGGCCGGTTCGAAGCTTGCTAAAGCGCAAGAGTTGGGGATTGAAGTACGCTCAGAACAAGATTTGATCAATTTAATGAATTAA
- the cysK gene encoding cysteine synthase A, translating into MSKIYEDNSLTIGQTPLVRLNKVSKGNVLVKVESRNPSFSVKCRIGANMIWDAEQQGKLKAGIELVEPTSGNTGIALAFVAAARGYSLTLTMPESMSLERRKLLKALGAKLELTPAAGGMKAAIAKAEEIVASNPEQYLMLQQFDNAANPAIHEKTTGPEIWDATDGDVDVFVAGVGTGGTLTGTSRYLKAQGKTITSVAVEPSESPVITQAMAGEEIKPGPHKIQGIGAGFIPANLDLELIDRVETIPSDDAIAMARRLMEEEGILAGISSGAAVVAANRLAELPEYKDKTIVTILPSSGERYLSTALFAGIFSEKENGE; encoded by the coding sequence ATGAGTAAAATCTACGAAGATAACTCCCTTACCATTGGTCAAACGCCACTGGTACGTTTGAACAAAGTCAGCAAAGGCAATGTACTCGTCAAAGTCGAGTCACGTAACCCAAGCTTCAGTGTCAAATGTCGTATTGGAGCCAACATGATTTGGGACGCGGAGCAACAGGGCAAATTGAAAGCCGGTATTGAGCTGGTTGAGCCAACCAGTGGTAATACTGGTATCGCTCTCGCATTTGTCGCCGCTGCACGTGGTTACTCACTGACATTGACGATGCCTGAATCCATGAGTTTAGAACGTCGCAAATTACTCAAAGCACTTGGCGCCAAACTAGAACTCACACCAGCGGCTGGCGGTATGAAAGCCGCAATTGCCAAAGCTGAAGAAATTGTGGCAAGCAACCCAGAGCAATATTTGATGTTGCAACAGTTTGATAATGCTGCAAATCCCGCGATTCATGAAAAAACAACGGGGCCTGAGATTTGGGATGCAACAGATGGTGATGTTGACGTATTTGTGGCAGGTGTAGGCACAGGTGGTACGCTGACCGGCACTTCTCGCTACTTAAAAGCACAAGGTAAAACCATTACCTCAGTAGCCGTCGAACCGTCTGAATCGCCAGTGATTACACAAGCAATGGCAGGTGAAGAAATTAAACCTGGCCCTCATAAGATTCAGGGTATTGGCGCAGGTTTTATTCCTGCAAACTTAGATTTAGAATTAATTGACCGAGTGGAAACGATTCCTTCCGATGATGCGATTGCCATGGCAAGACGCCTGATGGAAGAAGAAGGTATTTTAGCCGGCATTTCCTCCGGCGCAGCGGTTGTAGCCGCCAATAGACTAGCTGAACTACCTGAATATAAAGATAAAACTATCGTTACTATCTTACCAAGCTCAGGGGAGCGTTACCTCTCTACCGCATTGTTTGCAGGAATTTTCTCTGAAAAAGAAAACGGCGAATAA
- a CDS encoding SDR family oxidoreductase → MTHSILITGCSTGIGYMAAHALKQRGYEVIASCRQSDDVARLQAEGLTCIKLDLAEPDSIDAGIQQALTLTAGRLNALFNNGAYGLAGALEDLPTQALREQFDTNFFGWHQLTTSLIPHFRQFKDARIVQNSSVLGFVAMSYRGAYNSSKFAIEGWTDTLRLELAETGIKVVLLEPGAIETQFRANSLQAFQRWVTPEKSVHYAAYQQQIDRLSRTQSKSAQALPAEACLPSLLEALESSNPQLRYRITRPTKIIAILKRLLPGKMIDKIVQKAS, encoded by the coding sequence ATGACTCATTCTATACTCATCACAGGCTGCTCAACGGGTATTGGCTATATGGCCGCTCATGCGCTTAAGCAACGTGGTTATGAAGTGATTGCTTCCTGCCGACAATCCGATGATGTCGCGCGCTTACAAGCAGAGGGGCTTACCTGTATTAAGCTCGATCTCGCTGAACCAGACAGCATTGACGCAGGTATACAACAAGCGTTGACACTCACCGCAGGACGACTTAATGCACTTTTTAATAATGGGGCATACGGTTTGGCCGGAGCATTAGAAGATTTACCGACACAGGCACTGAGAGAACAATTTGATACGAATTTTTTTGGATGGCATCAATTAACGACCTCGCTCATTCCGCATTTTCGGCAGTTTAAAGATGCTCGTATTGTACAAAATAGCTCGGTGTTAGGATTTGTGGCAATGAGTTATCGTGGTGCCTATAACAGTTCAAAATTCGCCATCGAAGGTTGGACAGATACCCTACGCTTAGAACTAGCAGAAACAGGTATTAAAGTGGTGTTATTAGAGCCTGGAGCGATTGAAACCCAATTTAGAGCCAATAGTTTACAGGCATTTCAGCGCTGGGTGACGCCAGAAAAGAGTGTGCATTATGCGGCTTATCAACAACAAATTGACCGCTTATCTCGCACGCAATCAAAAAGTGCCCAAGCTTTGCCTGCAGAGGCATGTTTACCGTCACTATTAGAGGCTCTTGAGTCTTCCAATCCGCAACTACGCTATCGTATCACCCGGCCAACCAAGATCATTGCGATCCTTAAAAGACTATTACCTGGAAAAATGATCGATAAGATCGTACAAAAAGCCTCCTAA
- the zipA gene encoding cell division protein ZipA → MQELRTVLIFVGVLAIAALLFHGLWTSKKEGKSKFGERPLGKIDVEEDSEASQVNTDSAPQDDEAKDTLFSSKAGEEEIDPLISSQPYVDDLPSDVPPVAMEPEAMSEEKLEVSPDEHMPAWDENTRIDQLATTEEPETQTAEPTQAADDGMPEVLVLNVHCAGTEPFVGTRLFDSMQQNGLLYGEMNIFHRHADLSGTGKVLFSVANMMQPGTLEHDDPDTFTTKGISFFMTLPCFGDPEQNFKLMLKTAQQIADDMGGNVLDDGRNLMTPNRLEQYRQQIKHFKHNNA, encoded by the coding sequence ATGCAGGAATTGCGAACCGTACTCATCTTTGTCGGCGTGCTAGCGATAGCAGCGTTATTATTTCATGGTCTTTGGACGTCAAAAAAAGAAGGAAAATCCAAATTTGGAGAGCGCCCTTTAGGTAAAATTGATGTCGAGGAAGACAGTGAAGCGTCGCAGGTAAATACCGACTCTGCGCCTCAAGATGATGAAGCGAAAGACACGCTATTCTCTTCCAAAGCAGGGGAAGAGGAGATTGACCCTCTGATATCAAGTCAGCCTTATGTGGATGATTTGCCCTCAGATGTGCCGCCGGTTGCAATGGAACCTGAAGCGATGTCAGAAGAAAAGCTTGAGGTTTCACCTGACGAGCATATGCCCGCGTGGGATGAAAATACCCGTATTGATCAATTGGCAACAACGGAAGAACCCGAAACTCAGACAGCTGAGCCGACGCAAGCTGCTGATGATGGTATGCCAGAAGTACTGGTACTGAATGTCCATTGTGCGGGTACTGAGCCGTTTGTCGGCACGCGTTTATTTGATAGCATGCAACAAAATGGCCTGTTGTATGGTGAAATGAACATTTTTCATCGCCATGCGGACCTCTCAGGAACAGGTAAGGTATTATTTAGCGTGGCTAACATGATGCAACCTGGTACTTTAGAGCATGATGACCCTGATACCTTTACGACGAAGGGGATTTCTTTCTTCATGACGTTACCGTGCTTTGGTGATCCTGAACAAAACTTTAAGTTGATGTTGAAAACAGCCCAACAGATTGCGGATGATATGGGTGGAAACGTGTTAGATGATGGTCGTAACTTAATGACTCCTAATCGTTTAGAGCAATATCGTCAACAGATTAAACATTTTAAACACAATAACGCATAA
- the cueR gene encoding Cu(I)-responsive transcriptional regulator, translating to MTISEVAQRTGLTTKSIRLYEEKGLIERPSRSDSGYRLYHSQHVADLLLIARCKRVGFSLDECKHMVMLANDPHRQSRSVREQALEKQQQVASKIAELQAIHQQLTAWIQACPGDEKSRCPIIEDLKNNS from the coding sequence ATCACTATTAGTGAGGTTGCGCAGCGTACAGGATTAACGACGAAATCGATTCGTCTTTATGAAGAAAAGGGGCTGATTGAGCGGCCATCACGTTCTGATAGCGGTTATCGACTATATCACTCACAGCATGTGGCGGACTTACTGCTGATTGCACGTTGTAAGCGAGTCGGATTTAGTCTGGACGAATGCAAGCATATGGTGATGCTTGCTAATGACCCTCACCGGCAAAGCCGCTCGGTTAGAGAGCAGGCGTTAGAAAAACAGCAACAAGTCGCGAGTAAAATTGCTGAGTTGCAAGCGATTCATCAGCAATTAACGGCGTGGATTCAAGCGTGCCCTGGTGATGAGAAAAGCCGTTGTCCGATCATCGAAGACCTAAAAAATAACTCATAG
- the ptsI gene encoding phosphoenolpyruvate-protein phosphotransferase PtsI translates to MISGILASPGIAIGKALLLQEDDIVLNTHTISDDQVESEVQRFYDARNKSAQQLDIVKQKALETFGEEKEAIFEGHIMLLEDEELEEEIIALIKDDKMHADNAIYTVIEEQAAALESLDDEYLKERASDIRDIGNRFVKNALGINIVSLSEVNEEVIVVAYDLTPSETAQINLDYVLGFACDIGGRTSHTSIMARSLELPAVVGTNDITSTVKSGDMLVLDAINNQIIVNPTDEQLAQAKQAQQDFLAEKEELAKLKDLPAETTDGHTVELCGNIGTVKDCAGIERNGGEGVGLYRTEFLFMDRSSLPTEQEQYEAYKEVAESMSGHSVIIRTMDIGGDKDLPYMDLPKELNPFLGWRAIRISLDRREILRAQLRGILRASAHGKLRIMFPMIISVEEIRELKTALEEYKSELRSEGYAFDEGIEIGVMVETPAAAAIAHHLAKEVSFFSIGTNDLTQYTLAVDRGNEMISHLYNPLSPAVLNVIKQVIDASHDEGKWTGMCGELAGDERATLLLLGMGLDEFSMSGISIPKVKKVIRNTNFADVKAMADKALSLATAAEIDECVQQFIEENSK, encoded by the coding sequence ATGATTTCAGGCATCCTAGCATCTCCTGGTATTGCTATTGGTAAAGCATTACTACTTCAAGAAGATGACATTGTCCTCAATACTCACACCATTTCTGACGACCAAGTAGAATCAGAAGTTCAGCGTTTTTATGACGCTCGTAATAAATCAGCGCAACAATTAGATATCGTTAAACAAAAAGCGCTTGAAACATTCGGTGAAGAAAAAGAAGCGATCTTTGAAGGCCACATCATGCTACTGGAAGATGAAGAGCTAGAAGAAGAAATCATCGCCCTAATCAAAGACGACAAAATGCATGCTGATAACGCGATCTACACCGTGATTGAAGAGCAAGCAGCAGCGTTAGAATCGTTAGATGACGAATACCTAAAAGAACGTGCCAGTGATATTCGTGATATCGGTAACCGTTTTGTGAAAAACGCACTGGGTATCAACATTGTTTCGCTAAGCGAAGTCAATGAAGAAGTCATCGTGGTTGCTTACGATTTAACGCCATCAGAAACAGCACAAATCAATCTTGATTACGTTCTTGGTTTTGCATGTGATATCGGTGGTCGTACTTCACATACCTCAATCATGGCGCGTTCGCTTGAGCTACCAGCGGTTGTCGGCACAAACGACATTACCTCAACGGTAAAATCTGGTGATATGCTGGTTCTAGATGCCATTAATAATCAAATCATCGTTAATCCGACAGATGAGCAGCTAGCACAAGCCAAACAAGCACAACAAGACTTCTTGGCAGAAAAAGAAGAATTGGCGAAATTAAAAGACTTACCGGCAGAAACCACTGACGGACACACAGTTGAACTATGCGGCAATATCGGAACGGTTAAAGACTGTGCAGGTATCGAGCGTAACGGCGGTGAAGGCGTTGGTTTGTACCGTACTGAATTCTTGTTTATGGATCGCTCTTCTCTTCCAACAGAACAAGAGCAATACGAAGCATACAAAGAAGTCGCTGAAAGCATGTCAGGTCACTCTGTCATCATTCGTACTATGGATATTGGCGGTGATAAAGACCTTCCGTACATGGACTTGCCAAAAGAACTGAACCCGTTCTTGGGTTGGCGTGCGATTCGTATCAGCTTAGATCGCCGTGAAATTTTGCGCGCTCAGCTACGTGGTATTCTACGTGCGTCTGCACACGGCAAACTACGCATAATGTTCCCAATGATCATCTCGGTTGAAGAAATTCGCGAGTTGAAAACGGCATTAGAAGAATACAAATCAGAATTGCGTAGTGAAGGTTATGCATTTGACGAAGGCATCGAAATCGGTGTGATGGTCGAGACTCCTGCTGCGGCTGCAATTGCACACCACCTTGCAAAAGAAGTGTCATTCTTCTCAATCGGTACTAACGACTTAACCCAGTACACACTGGCGGTTGACCGTGGTAACGAAATGATTTCACACCTATATAACCCACTATCACCTGCGGTATTAAACGTTATCAAACAGGTGATTGATGCGTCTCATGATGAAGGCAAATGGACGGGTATGTGTGGTGAACTTGCAGGTGATGAACGTGCAACTCTACTTCTACTTGGTATGGGTCTAGACGAGTTCTCTATGAGTGGTATTTCTATCCCGAAAGTGAAGAAAGTCATTCGTAATACTAACTTTGCAGATGTAAAAGCCATGGCTGATAAAGCGCTTTCACTAGCAACTGCAGCTGAAATCGATGAATGCGTTCAGCAATTTATCGAAGAAAACTCAAAATAA
- a CDS encoding HPr family phosphocarrier protein has translation MYEKQVEITAENGLHTRPAAQFVKEAKAFDADITVSSNGKSASAKSLFKLQTLGLVKGTVVTISAEGAQAQEAVDHLVALMDELH, from the coding sequence ATGTACGAGAAGCAAGTAGAAATCACTGCTGAAAATGGTCTTCACACTCGTCCAGCAGCGCAGTTCGTTAAAGAAGCAAAAGCGTTTGACGCAGACATTACCGTATCATCAAACGGTAAAAGTGCTAGCGCGAAAAGCCTATTCAAGCTACAAACGCTTGGCCTAGTAAAAGGCACAGTAGTGACTATCTCTGCAGAAGGCGCTCAGGCTCAAGAAGCCGTTGATCACCTTGTTGCACTAATGGATGAATTGCACTAA